Proteins co-encoded in one Gopherus evgoodei ecotype Sinaloan lineage chromosome 4, rGopEvg1_v1.p, whole genome shotgun sequence genomic window:
- the C4H1orf194 gene encoding uncharacterized protein C1orf194 homolog isoform X4, with protein MPEFLCGKIAGKDAQSFHAQPGAAPCIALPATACRSRHLPPPPCGPPRRAALSSHQGEPQRQSFLLGIPGAGTVAWQPRQGSQTSGSERCCARRRMPPTRDPFPYPRYENEDTFTGQARPGQVKPAQHPGMRRLYQLVRGSG; from the exons ATGCCTGAGTTTCTCTGCGGGAAGATTGCAGGGAAAGATGCACAGTCCTTCCATGCCCAGCCCGGCGCGGCCCCCTGCATTGCCCTCCCGGCCACTGCGTGCCGGTCCCGTCAtttgcctccccctccctgcggGCCGCCCCGCCGCGCTGCTCTTTCCAGCCATCAGGGGGAGCCCCAGCGCCAGAGCTTCCTCCTCGGAATCCCCGGGGCTGGGACCGTCGCCTGGCAACCGCGGCAGGGCTCGCAAACAAGCGGCTCGGAGCGCTGCTGTGCCCGGCGCAGGATGCCGCCCACCCGGgaccccttcccctacccccgCTACGAGAACGAGGACACCTTCACGGGCCAGGCCAGGCCGGGCCAG GTGAAGCCCGCGCAGCACCCAGGGATGAGGCGCCTTTACCAGCTTGTCAGAGGCTCTGGCTAG
- the C4H1orf194 gene encoding uncharacterized protein C1orf194 homolog isoform X3 produces the protein MPEFLCGKIAGKDAQSFHAQPGAAPCIALPATACRSRHLPPPPCGPPRRAALSSHQGEPQRQSFLLGIPGAGTVAWQPRQGSQTSGSERCCARRRMPPTRDPFPYPRYENEDTFTGQARPGQIGPYTEPTHLAQQQDPWNRLHRTPTLSSTRKEVWYTEPEVKPAQHPGMRRLYQLVRGSG, from the exons ATGCCTGAGTTTCTCTGCGGGAAGATTGCAGGGAAAGATGCACAGTCCTTCCATGCCCAGCCCGGCGCGGCCCCCTGCATTGCCCTCCCGGCCACTGCGTGCCGGTCCCGTCAtttgcctccccctccctgcggGCCGCCCCGCCGCGCTGCTCTTTCCAGCCATCAGGGGGAGCCCCAGCGCCAGAGCTTCCTCCTCGGAATCCCCGGGGCTGGGACCGTCGCCTGGCAACCGCGGCAGGGCTCGCAAACAAGCGGCTCGGAGCGCTGCTGTGCCCGGCGCAGGATGCCGCCCACCCGGgaccccttcccctacccccgCTACGAGAACGAGGACACCTTCACGGGCCAGGCCAGGCCGGGCCAG ATAGGCCCTTATACTGAGCCCACCcacctggcccagcagcaggaCCCCTGGAATCGCCTGCACAGAACACCCACCCTGTCCAGCACCAGGAAGGAAGTCTGGTATACAGAACCTGAG GTGAAGCCCGCGCAGCACCCAGGGATGAGGCGCCTTTACCAGCTTGTCAGAGGCTCTGGCTAG